Below is a window of Naumovozyma castellii chromosome 9, complete genome DNA.
AGCAATCAACATGACAACCATATACCACACTaaaattccaataaatcaatACTGACATACAATGCGATAATTGACAGAATCCATCGCGCGACACGAcaaccaatttttttttttttttgtaaaaaaaactgaaaattttttcacTCGAGAAATTTTCACTTTGAATTTGCATTAAGCTCATCTCATCCATccattatatttattatatcttAATAGTAAGTTATTTAGTTATTTCAACTTCAATTCGACTCTTGCTTTTTCGCATTCAGCTCTACAAGAATAACTAATACTGTTCATCCATTCATACCTACTCTTTTATCTGTGCATAAATATctaaaagagaaaataGATATCAAAAGAACATATTAATTTATCCCTCACAAAGTTTTAATTACATTCCTATACATTCATTAAAATCCACTCAGTTGATTTTAACAAGTACAAGAGAAGAAACTAATTCCAATTACACAAGACTATAATATAAATCATGTCATTCAGACCAGGTAGCAGAGGTGGTTCCAGAGGTGGATTCGGTGGTAGAGGTGGTTCCCGTGGTGGATCCCGTGGTGGATTCGGGGGTGGCCGTGGTGGTTCCCGTGGTGGATTCGGTGGTGGCCGTGGTGGTGCCAGAGGTGGTTCCCGTGGTGGATTTGGTGGCCGTGGTGGTTCCAGAGGTGGTGCCAGAGGTGGTCGTGGTGGTGCCAGAGGTGGTGCTGCTGGTGGTAACAGAGGTGGTGCTAAGGTTATCATTGAACCTCACAAGTTTGCAGGTGTTTACATTGCAAGAGGTAAAGAAGATCTTTTGGTTACTAAGAATATGGCCCCAGGTGAATCAGTTTATGGTGAAAAGAGAATTTCTGTTGAAGAACCATCTAAGGAAGATGGTGTTCCACCAACTAAGACTGAATACCGTGTTTGGAATCCATTTAGATCCAAGTTGGCTGCCGGTATTATGGGTGGTttagatgaattatttattgcCCCAGGTAAGAAGGTTTTATATTTAGGTGCTGCTTCAGGTACTTCTGTTTCTCATGTTTCTGATATTGTTGGACCAGAAGGTGTCGTTTATGCTGTTGAATTCTCTCATAGACCAGGTAGAGAATTAATTTCTATGGCTAAGAAGAGACCAaatattattccaattattgaagatgcTAGACATCCACAAAAATACAGAATGCTTGTTGGTATGGTTGATTGTGTGTTTGCGGATGTTGCTCAACCTGATCAAGCCAGAATTATTGCTTTGAACTCTCATATGTTCTTGAAGGATCAAGGTGGTGTTGTTATTTCCATTAAGGCTAACTGTATTGATTCTACTGTTGATGCTGAAACTGTTTTCGCTAGAGAAGTTCAAAAATTACGTGAAGAACGTATCAAGCCTCTAGAACAATTGACTTTGGAACCTTATGAAAGAGATCATTGTATTGTTGTTGGCAGATATATGAGAAGTGGATTGAAGAAATAAGAGATTTAACATTTAACGTTACTTTaccttttgtttctttcataaaatcatcatctcttattattttcattcatCTTTTATTCTTCTCTCTTTACTCTGTATTCCGGTTTTGTAAAATAGATACTtctaaaatataatttaaaaacaTTATGTTGTTATGTAGTGGTGAACTCCTAATGATATGGGAAAGTCCGCTTGTTTTTTACCCGCACGGACCGGTTCTTCGAGGCGTTTCCACAgggaaagaaaaaaaatccGCCATCGAATCGAATATAAAACCCAGGTTTTGATCTAAGATGGGAGGAAAGAGCGATAAGAGTCATTAAAGTTCCCCCTATTTCCTAACAAACCATCCAAACAAGCACAAATCCATATCCCATGTCCGCTAACGATTATTACGGTGATTCCAAGGCAACAGTATGTGTTTTTAAGAACCGATTATGTTATGTTATGTTAAGGTTAATGATCTAAGATATACTAACAAGTAGTTATCATGCAGTATTCACGTCCAAGCGTTCCACCTCCAGGTCATGAGTCCCAGGGGACAAGAGGGTACCCACCtcagcagcaacaacctCCGCAATATTATCAACAACCgccacaacaacaatattaccaacctcaacaacaacctcaATATTaccagcaacaacaacaacctcaACCTCAACCTGTTTATGTGCAGCAACAAGCTCCTCAACGTGGTAATGAGGATTGTTTGACTGGTTGTTTGGCAGGGTTGTGTATATGTTGTACTTTAGATATGTTAATGTAATGAGATGAGGGGGGGAGAGAAATATGTAATACTAATATAATTGCTCTATGTCCTAGAGCCAGACTTTATgtaaaaaatgaaaaaaataatctAATAAAGTTGGTTAAACAAATGCAAGTATTTATgtaaaaattaaaagaacACTTCTCTCATCTTGGTTTTGACTCTCAGAAGTGATCTACAAGAATCTGCCGGACATACCCTTGGTCCATAATTATCTGGGTGAGAGGAACCTTTCAATTGCTTTAATGTTTTCTTGGGTagttttgattttgattttgcaTTATCTATTCTTGCATAACAACGTCCACAAAATGTATGACCACATGAAGCCATAAATACTCTTTGAGATAAATCTTTATCCAATTGAGATGGTTTTGCCAAACTTTGATAGGGACAATGGAATTTATATTTAGAGACCAATGATTCGAATGATCCACCACGATCTGTATCGTTTATGCCTTGGAAATCCTTCGGTATGCCCACACCTAATTCTACACCACATAATGTGCACGCGGGTACCTCGATGTAGTTCTTGGCGGCATCATTATCCTCCACTATTATTGTTTCCTCtttaccattttttttaatgtCCAATTTCATTGTTGGTTCCGTGTTAAAATTGGCACTATAATTTTCTGGTAATTCATTGGCTCTTTTCTTGAATGCATCCTGTTGTGGTTTTGTTCTTGCCATGAAACTTTTCGTTCTTGTATCATGTTCTTGTTCCTCTCTTCTTTGAATCAtgttgataatattttgcGTTTGTGTATCGTCTTCATCGTCGCCATTATGATCAGCGTCATCTTCTGAATTGTAGGCACCGGTGAAATATtgatcttcatcattaccattatttatccccaattgattcattaaGAACAATCTTGCCAAATTCACGTTGAACCCGTTTGCGTTCGGGGTGACTCTTAGAGCtccatttcttcttaaatttcttaaatttctttgacGATGGTTGGAGGAAGAAGTGTTCTGTTGTGATGATCTGACTCTTCTTGTTGCCCAATTGACCATTAATTGGCTTCTATACTGTgtaaataatgataatagtTCGTCACCGCATTCTTGTAACGTCAGTGGTGCGACATTTTGTAATATGGATGTGAATTCATGCAATGAGTGGGCATGATTGAATGCACTTTGAATATCCGGTGAGTATGTGTTTATTCTTGTTCTCAGTCTTGTCATTATAGGGTTTGCATCATCCTGTGGCGGTGGAGGTGGAGGTGGTTCCTCGCGAttttgctgttgttgtctTTGACGCAATCTTATTACATTTGGTGGTAGTGGGACGGATCCATTATCGTTATCTGATTCGTGATCATCatgaaagaataaagaatttgCTCTATTTGTACTTCTTCTTAATAATTGTCTTCTTGCCAATGGGATATTTTCCTGCCATTCGAAGGAACTTCGTGCGAGTTGATCCGTGGGAGTGGCGTCCACTTGTAAAGTTTGACCGCCGGGCAGATTCAACGTTACCGTTGGTCTCATTGTTCTCTCCTGCGTTATAACCAGATCGTCATCCTGCTGCTGCTGCGGTGGCGACGGTGTAATGATCTGTATGGTTCTTGGTCTTGGGATGGTGGCATTAGCATACGGAACCTCCTGATCCAAGTCTATGAACTCAGCATCCGGGTTAATAGGAGCATCATCTCTTGCGACGTTCGGATTAACGATCTCCCTAACGATCGTAAtgtcgtcgtcgtcgtccTGGTCCTGATCCTGATCGTCATTCAAATGCGATAGATCAGGGGTGGATCGAATGGCCCTATTGGACCCCTGAGCGTCAACGAACCTATTCATGGAATCTCTGGGTCGATCGGTGCGAGCATCTGGGTATAGTCTTATTATTTGCTGTTGATCGTTGCGTATCCTTGCATCGTCCTCGGGATCACTCTCTATTGTTATTATGGGGTCCTGTTGGTGGTGGTCTGTCGTGGTGGACATGTAAGCATGGGTGAGTGTGTGTTGTATGTGTGAGCGTGTGTGTGTGTATTTCAATGCAAACAAATTTCAGATGTCATTTCATTAGAAAAGGGCGCTCCGCTCTTCGGGCACAAACAGACTTGTTCTACTCACTCACTACACACACCAAACCAACACCACACAGCCAAGCATGAAGCTAGAAGTGCGAGAGGTGTACCCTGTGTTTGAGTGGTCGTGGGACATCACGAGCGAGACGGAACAGCAGCAGAACCACGAGCCAGAAGAGCAGCCAGAagacgacgacgacgacgacgacgacgaaGTCTGTGGGATCTGTCGAGCTGGGTACAACGCGGTGTGTCCCAGCTGCTCGCACCCGGGCGTCACGTGCCCCGTCGTGGTGGGCACGTGCCAGCACGCGTTCCACGTGCACTGCGTCGTTCCGTGGCTCGCGACGGCCGCGGCGCGCGGCGCTTGCCCCATGTGCCGCCAGCCGTTCGCGCTGGACCCGCTGCGCCGGGTAAACAGGGGCGCTACCGTCACCCTGCCGCAGCTGGGTGACCCGGACAGCACGTGACGTGGCCGGGTGACCCCTTCTCCCCCGtcgtttctttttcagTCCCACCTCCCGTCCccatttccattttcaaattttccCTTCATTACATACATATCTATCTATCCACAACTACCTATATACATCGCATACACACAGGCTCATCCTGCAACACAGCAAGAGCATCCAGACGTGATactctctctctctctctccCTTTCCCTTTCCCTCCCCCCATCTCAATAATGGAGGACACAAGAACACACTCCATATCGGCAAACACTCCCACTCCTACTCCTTCAAACaaacagcaacaacaagtGCAACAGCAGGTCCAAGCTACGGAAAATACTACTACTGCTGCTGCAACTACCGCCACTGGTGCAGCAACCACAGCAATGATCACGAACGAGTCCTCGGCGTCCACTTCGGACTCAGACGCGGCTTCACCTGATCCATCCtctcatcatcataatACTGTATGTGAATACACGGAAATGGCGCAACAGAGAAATATAACCCCGTCTCCATATCCaaaccaacaacaacaacaacaaaataataataatccCATCTTTAAACAATTCGATTCCAAAACGGGACAATTCTTAAGCACAACAATCATCTCatcaaacaataatattcctTTCAAaccttcctcttctttcaaatcaagATCTCATTCAGTACCTATAATAGTACATTCATCTCTAAGAAGACTCACAAATCATAACCAAATCTATAGAACTcaaaacattattaattattcaAACCTAAACAACTTCCCCAATACAAACAACACCACAACCAGCCAAACAAACTTATCATGCGGtgtaatgaagaaaaaatctCCCCCTTCCAAAAATCatattcaacaacaacaacaacaacaacaattacaaaattcttcatctttgaGAAATGCAATATATCTCTcacaaagaaaattaaacaacaacagcatGATACAGAGAAATATTCATAACAATACAAACATGGACGAAATTTCACTGCAGGATAGAATATCATACATTCAATCCACTTCACTACCCATACCTTTACCAccaataaatcttcaatgTCTCAAAGAAATCGATCTAcaagaaattgttaaaaATCCACAACTAAGACATGACATCATTTTTGATCCTTTATTACAATTCAGACCAAATTTAGATGGTGACAGGGGtatcaagaagaaattaatcGCTGATAAATACTGGAATGAtgtggaaaatgaaattttcgTGTATTTGAAAAGACCGGATATCTTCCAATATGATCATTCCAGATTGGGTCCCCTATTCGATACCTTGAGAGAAGTATTATTAACTATTGTCCCAGAAAAGGAAACTTCTTTAATCACAGGGGTATTGGATACagaattaaatattcaagaattgattaaaggttcattaataatgtcAAATTTATCC
It encodes the following:
- the APC11 gene encoding anaphase promoting complex subunit 11 (ancestral locus Anc_3.190) → MKLEVREVYPVFEWSWDITSETEQQQNHEPEEQPEDDDDDDDDEVCGICRAGYNAVCPSCSHPGVTCPVVVGTCQHAFHVHCVVPWLATAAARGACPMCRQPFALDPLRRVNRGATVTLPQLGDPDST
- the NOP1 gene encoding rRNA methyltransferase NOP1 (ancestral locus Anc_3.185), encoding MSFRPGSRGGSRGGFGGRGGSRGGSRGGFGGGRGGSRGGFGGGRGGARGGSRGGFGGRGGSRGGARGGRGGARGGAAGGNRGGAKVIIEPHKFAGVYIARGKEDLLVTKNMAPGESVYGEKRISVEEPSKEDGVPPTKTEYRVWNPFRSKLAAGIMGGLDELFIAPGKKVLYLGAASGTSVSHVSDIVGPEGVVYAVEFSHRPGRELISMAKKRPNIIPIIEDARHPQKYRMLVGMVDCVFADVAQPDQARIIALNSHMFLKDQGGVVISIKANCIDSTVDAETVFAREVQKLREERIKPLEQLTLEPYERDHCIVVGRYMRSGLKK
- the SLX5 gene encoding SUMO-targeted ubiquitin ligase complex subunit SLX5 (ancestral locus Anc_3.186), whose protein sequence is MSTTTDHHQQDPIITIESDPEDDARIRNDQQQIIRLYPDARTDRPRDSMNRFVDAQGSNRAIRSTPDLSHLNDDQDQDQDDDDDITIVREIVNPNVARDDAPINPDAEFIDLDQEVPYANATIPRPRTIQIITPSPPQQQQDDDLVITQERTMRPTVTLNLPGGQTLQVDATPTDQLARSSFEWQENIPLARRQLLRRSTNRANSLFFHDDHESDNDNGSVPLPPNVIRLRQRQQQQNREEPPPPPPPQDDANPIMTRLRTRINTYSPDIQSAFNHAHSLHEFTSILQNVAPLTLQECGDELLSLFTQYRSQLMVNWATRRVRSSQQNTSSSNHRQRNLRNLRRNGALRVTPNANGFNVNLARLFLMNQLGINNGNDEDQYFTGAYNSEDDADHNGDDEDDTQTQNIINMIQRREEQEHDTRTKSFMARTKPQQDAFKKRANELPENYSANFNTEPTMKLDIKKNGKEETIIVEDNDAAKNYIEVPACTLCGVELGVGIPKDFQGINDTDRGGSFESLVSKYKFHCPYQSLAKPSQLDKDLSQRVFMASCGHTFCGRCYARIDNAKSKSKLPKKTLKQLKGSSHPDNYGPRVCPADSCRSLLRVKTKMREVFF
- the NCAS0I01900 gene encoding uncharacterized protein (ancestral locus Anc_3.187), which gives rise to MQYSRPSVPPPGHESQGTRGYPPQQQQPPQYYQQPPQQQYYQPQQQPQYYQQQQQPQPQPVYVQQQAPQRGNEDCLTGCLAGLCICCTLDMLM